The Pseudofrankia sp. DC12 region CAGTGGGGTGCCTACCGCGCCGTTTCCGGTGGTCTGACGGCTCAACGGCCCGCGAACTGGGAGAAGCACGGCCTTCCGGCTTACACGCCGGCGTCGCTTATCCCTATCGCGACCCTCGCGGGTGCTCCCACCGGGGGCCACATCCCAGCCCAGGTGTTGGAGGGCGTGCTCGCTCAGGAGTCCAACTTCAGCCAGGCCAGCTGGCGCGCACTGCCGGGCATCGCGAGCGACCCGCTCATCGCCAACTATTACGGGACCGCCTACAGTTCCGACGGCTCTCTGATCACCGGCGCCAATCCCAGCAACGCCGACTGTGGCTACGGCGTCGGCCAGATCACCTCGGGCATGACGGGTGCGGCGACCAGCCCGTGGAGCGACACCGTGAAGCTGGCGATCGCCACCGACTACGAGGTGAACGAGCTCGCCGCTGTCAAGATGCTCACGGACTTCTGGAACCAGCTCTACGGCATGGGAATTCTTGCCAACAACGGCGACCCGACAAAGATTGAGAACTGGTATTTCGCGATCTGGGCTTATAATACCGGTATCCATGCGAACCCGTTGCCGAGTAACTACCATTCGCTCGGCCTGGGCTGGACGAACAATCCGGCGCAGAACGACTACCCGCCGAACCGTCAGCCCTTCCTGAGTGTCACCTACGATGACGCCGCCCACCCCTCGCGGTGGCCGTACCAGGAGAAGGTCCTGGGCTGGGCCGCCAATGCCCAGCTCGACCTGATCAACGGTGGTAACAAGTACACGCCGAGTGGCATCCTGAACCTGCCCCAGAACTACTTCCTCTTCTGCACCTCCGCGAATAACTGCAGCCAGACGAATACCTCTGGGGGATACTGCAACAACGCTGACCGCTCCTACTGTGCGTGGCACACGGCAGTCACCTGGACCTCTGTCGACCGCCCGAATCTGGCCTCGGAAAATCCTTCCGGAGACGTCGGCGGCGGCGAGCCGGCGGTCGCTGATCCCTATCCGGCATCATGCTCGGCCGCGGCCTCGCCCGTCGTGCAGACACCAGGGACCGCGGCCCTGCCCGGTGGCGCCGTGATCGTCGACGAACTTTCGAGCTCCACCACGAACCTCGCCGGCTGTGGGACCACCACTTCCGCGGGGACCTTCGCGATGACCTATGGAACCGACAGCTCCGGCCACCCGATCGGAGCCATCGACACTCATCAGCTCGGCGTCGGATACATGGGTCATACTTACTTCGCCAGGACCGTCTCGGTCAGTCGGGCCTGGTCCACGACCTCCGTACGCGCCACCGGCACCTGGACGCCGCCGTCCAGCGTGACTGGGTGGCAGCGGATCTGGGTGCACATCCCGGACAACGGTGCCGACACCCAGCAGGCCGACTATGTCATCAACACTGGTACGACGACGAAGGACCGGATCGTCAACCAGCGATGGAACCAGAACGCATGGTTCGATCTCGGCTCGTTTCAGCTAAGCGCTGGTGCCTACGTCTACCTGACGAACATCACCAACGAGGATTACAGTCACACCGTTGACATCGCGTGGGACGCGATCGCCTTCACGCCATCGTCGAAACCCGCCGTCGACTATGTAGCCCTGGGCGATTCTTACCAGGCTGGAGAAGGAGTCCAGCCGTACTACGGGAATGCCGACAGGCCGGAGATGAACGGCATCTCCGATGCCTGCCACCGCAGCCCGCAGGCCTACTCAAACGCTGTTTTTGGTGCACTGCAGGCCGCGCATCCGGGCAACGACGAGTTTCATTTCCTGGCCTGTAGTGGCGCGGTCATCGACGACATCAACGGTCAGCACTACGACCAGGGGGAGCTGCCGCAGATAACCACAGACTGGCTTGATGAGAACGTCACCAATGTGACGATCGGTATCGGCGGAAATGACTCACGTTTCAGCACGATCGTGCAGGCGTGTTTGATCGATGACCTGCAGGACGCTTATTCGCAACTACCACTGAGCGGCCCGGACTGCATGGCGTCAGATTTTCATCTCAAGGCCGATGGAGTACTTGATCCGCAACCGTTGACCGTTCAGGAGCCCATCGCCATCGACGCTCTCAAACCACGCCTGGTCACGCTGTACCAGCAGATACATTCTCTGGCTCCCAACGCGAAAATAACGGTCATCGGCTATCCACATATCGTCACGACCGGCAGTCTTCGGCTGGATATCTGCACGGTGGCCCTCAACCCCGATCTGGCCCAGTGGTTCGCGGATATGGGCGACCGGCTGGACAGCGTGACCGCACAGGCCGTTTCGGAGGCCGGGGTCGGAGCGACCTTCGTCAACCCTGTGAGCACCTTCCAAGGGCCACCTGACCATGGTGCCTGCTCCTTCAACCACGACGACGAGTGGATCAACTCACTCATACCCCACAGCAGTACGGGGAGTGGAAGCACCTATCCCGGACCGGGAAGCTTCCATCCCGACGCCGCGGGCCATGGTGCCGTCGCCGGTCTCATCAACGCCTCTCTCGGAGTGTGACGAAACCGGAGGCCGAACAGGTGTGAGATCCGGCCGCCGGTTCCGAGCAGAACTCTCGGAACCGGCGGCCGGGTCGTCGATGGGGTCCGGGGCTCGCTGGCGCCGTGCGTCGGCACGCTCAGGGCATGCGTGGTGGCTGGCGAAGCACGGGCATGTACCACAATGGGTTGCATGAGTGTGGGGTGCGGATGAGGTGGCGGGGATGACGGCGGCCGACGTCGTGGACGCCACCGTCAGCCCTAGCGACGAGGACCCTGTCGTCCGGGGCGCGAGTGAGCTGGTCGGCGGGCCGCCCGGGCGGCACGCGGCGCTGCCCGCGTCGACCTGGTGGACGCCGCTGCGGGTGCTGCTCGCGTTGACGATCGTGGTCTGCGGCCTCGGCTACACCCAGAAGTCGACCTGCCGGGACACCCGCAACTGGGCGCACGAGTACCAGTACACCCGGATGTGTTACTCGGACGTCGTCGCGCTCTACTCGCAGGAGGGCCTGTCCGGCGGCAAGACGCCCTACCTGGACTACCCGACCGAGTACCCGCCGCTGATCGGCCTGACGATGGAGGTCGTCGGGGCGGTCTCGCGGCTCGCTCCCACCCAGCACCCGGTCTACAAGACGGTCGATGGCAAGCAGGTCGTCGATCACTACACGATGGACAGCCGGTCAGCACTCTTCTACGACCTGACCTGGGTCCTTTTCCTCGGCCTGGCCTGCGTCACCGTCGTCGCGACGGCGCTGACCGCCGGACGAAGGCGGATCTGGGACGCGGCGCTGTTCGCGCTGGCGCCGACCATGGTGCTGCATCTCCTGACGAACTGGGACATCATCGCCGTCGCCTTCGCGGCGCTGGCCAGCTACGCGTGGTCGCGACGGATGCCGGTGGTCGCGGGGGTGATGCTCGGGTTGGGGGTGTGTACCAAGCTCTACCCGATCTTCTTCCTCGTCGGGTTGTTCATGCTGTGCCTGCGGACCGGGTACCTTCGCACCTTCGCCCGCACGGCGATAGCCACCGCCGTCACCATCGCGGCGGTGATGCTGCCGACCTGGCTGGTCGCCGGCTATTTCGTCGGCACGCGGAAGGTGCAGGACGGCATTCTGCCGACGTTTTTCTCCGGCGGGGACTGGCTGAGTCTGCTCGGCGGCCACGGCCCCGACGGCTCGCGCAACGCGGTCGAACAGTTCTTCCACCTGAACGAGACCCGGGTCGCCGACTGGGACTCGGTCGCCTTCGCCCTGCAGTGGCTGTCCGGGGCGCACGATCCAGGCTGGTTCGGCGGCCTGCACCTGGTGGTCGTCCTGCTGAGCGGGCTGCTGCTGGCCGGGGCGGTCGTCCTCGTCCGCTATCGCGCCGAACGAGCGCGGTGGGCGGCGGGGCCCGAGGAGCCGGAGCTGGCCCGAGGCCTGCTCGACGCGCCGCGGGTCCAGGTGGCCCTGGCCGGCGGGACGTGGCTCGTCATCGTCATCGCGACGCCGCTCGTGCTGACCGCGATCCGTGAGCACGGCATCCCCGTGCACGTGCTCAACTGGGTCACCGCGGTGGTGCTGCTCATGGTCGTCGCCGCGATCTGCGCGCTGTGCTGGTTCGCGCCGCGCCGGCCCCGGCTGCCGCAGGTGCTGTTCCTGCTCGTGGTGGCGTTTCTGGTCACCAACAAGGTGTTCTCGCCGCAGTACACGCTGTGGCTGGTCCCGCTGTACGCGCTCGCCCGGCCGAGGTGGCGAGCGTTCCTGGTCTGGCAGGCGACCGAGGCCTACCTGCTCTTCATGCGGTTCATGCACTTCATCTACAACGACACGTCCGGTGGGCGAGGTGTCGCGCGCGGCTGGTTCGTCGGCGCGGTGGCGCTGCGCGACCTGATGCTGGTGGTGCTCGCGGGTCTCGTGATCCGCGAGATCCTGCGCCCGGAGCTGGACGTCGTGCGGGCCTCCGGGCTGGATGACCCGGCCGGCGGTGTCCTCGACGGTGCGGCGGACGTCGCTGCGGGCCGCGGCCGGGCCGTGCGCCGGGACTACGCGCCGCCCGCCCGGCCGCCGTCCGACCGGCTGCTGGCCTCCGGGCCCAGCCCGACCGTGCCTGAGTACGCCGAGACGGGACCGCTCCCGTCGCTCGGCCGGCGCTGGCGACGCGCCGAGGTGGTCGGTGACGCGGGCGCGACCCCGACGGGGACGGGAACATCCGGCCGGGGCGACGAGGCCGGCGGAGATGGCGGGCTGGGCGAGCCGGGTGCGCTGTTCAAACCGCGCCGGACGGATCCCGACGCTCCGTGACATCGCTGCTCACGCCGGGGGAATCGGTCGAACCGGAGCCGCCGGTTTCGGCCGTGCGGACCTGGTGGGCACGGTTGCCGGAAACGGTGCGCGCCACCCTGCCGGTCTGGTTCGCCAGCCGGGTCGGAGTCGCGGTGCTGTCTTACGCGGCCGCACGGGTCGCGGTCGAGGGCGCACTGGGCCGGCAACCCAC contains the following coding sequences:
- a CDS encoding GDSL-type esterase/lipase family protein, translated to MPAGDVAALAVGTPDGVNVLVPNSAADGGWRELTNLAVQGWDTPLWTEFHCVTGDGRYMAVTFAPIGMADDETLRDEGAFGAIVDLRTGSRWVLPVRVGLKYYSPGCGTGTDVVFSRNTGTDHANTELIRVDAAGSKIRDRRTVTGRVASAVPTAKGVAAADGSRVISVAADGGKSTLVTAPGAVFDLRPSSGDGLDYLAVTGSATSKAFRRGSSGKITELAEGPLRNMALWQGRGGKNHLVGRPSRVTGGNPIDVLGADAQPADLSLDAGLVVEKEDIPGGTAPTKTTNAITIRNRPRSGGAVTTTQVTTAAPEQTPAASSSPTPSSLAPSTLKPNTLPSGGAAGSGSPCAVAPLDPQMQIIQPSPAQIQWGAYRAVSGGLTAQRPANWEKHGLPAYTPASLIPIATLAGAPTGGHIPAQVLEGVLAQESNFSQASWRALPGIASDPLIANYYGTAYSSDGSLITGANPSNADCGYGVGQITSGMTGAATSPWSDTVKLAIATDYEVNELAAVKMLTDFWNQLYGMGILANNGDPTKIENWYFAIWAYNTGIHANPLPSNYHSLGLGWTNNPAQNDYPPNRQPFLSVTYDDAAHPSRWPYQEKVLGWAANAQLDLINGGNKYTPSGILNLPQNYFLFCTSANNCSQTNTSGGYCNNADRSYCAWHTAVTWTSVDRPNLASENPSGDVGGGEPAVADPYPASCSAAASPVVQTPGTAALPGGAVIVDELSSSTTNLAGCGTTTSAGTFAMTYGTDSSGHPIGAIDTHQLGVGYMGHTYFARTVSVSRAWSTTSVRATGTWTPPSSVTGWQRIWVHIPDNGADTQQADYVINTGTTTKDRIVNQRWNQNAWFDLGSFQLSAGAYVYLTNITNEDYSHTVDIAWDAIAFTPSSKPAVDYVALGDSYQAGEGVQPYYGNADRPEMNGISDACHRSPQAYSNAVFGALQAAHPGNDEFHFLACSGAVIDDINGQHYDQGELPQITTDWLDENVTNVTIGIGGNDSRFSTIVQACLIDDLQDAYSQLPLSGPDCMASDFHLKADGVLDPQPLTVQEPIAIDALKPRLVTLYQQIHSLAPNAKITVIGYPHIVTTGSLRLDICTVALNPDLAQWFADMGDRLDSVTAQAVSEAGVGATFVNPVSTFQGPPDHGACSFNHDDEWINSLIPHSSTGSGSTYPGPGSFHPDAAGHGAVAGLINASLGV
- a CDS encoding glycosyltransferase 87 family protein; its protein translation is MTAADVVDATVSPSDEDPVVRGASELVGGPPGRHAALPASTWWTPLRVLLALTIVVCGLGYTQKSTCRDTRNWAHEYQYTRMCYSDVVALYSQEGLSGGKTPYLDYPTEYPPLIGLTMEVVGAVSRLAPTQHPVYKTVDGKQVVDHYTMDSRSALFYDLTWVLFLGLACVTVVATALTAGRRRIWDAALFALAPTMVLHLLTNWDIIAVAFAALASYAWSRRMPVVAGVMLGLGVCTKLYPIFFLVGLFMLCLRTGYLRTFARTAIATAVTIAAVMLPTWLVAGYFVGTRKVQDGILPTFFSGGDWLSLLGGHGPDGSRNAVEQFFHLNETRVADWDSVAFALQWLSGAHDPGWFGGLHLVVVLLSGLLLAGAVVLVRYRAERARWAAGPEEPELARGLLDAPRVQVALAGGTWLVIVIATPLVLTAIREHGIPVHVLNWVTAVVLLMVVAAICALCWFAPRRPRLPQVLFLLVVAFLVTNKVFSPQYTLWLVPLYALARPRWRAFLVWQATEAYLLFMRFMHFIYNDTSGGRGVARGWFVGAVALRDLMLVVLAGLVIREILRPELDVVRASGLDDPAGGVLDGAADVAAGRGRAVRRDYAPPARPPSDRLLASGPSPTVPEYAETGPLPSLGRRWRRAEVVGDAGATPTGTGTSGRGDEAGGDGGLGEPGALFKPRRTDPDAP